A region of Saccharomyces kudriavzevii IFO 1802 strain IFO1802 genome assembly, chromosome: 14 DNA encodes the following proteins:
- the RPS7B gene encoding 40S ribosomal protein eS7 (similar to Saccharomyces cerevisiae RPS7B (YNL096C) and RPS7A (YOR096W); ancestral locus Anc_2.188) encodes MSSVQSKILSQAPSELELQVAKTFIDLESASPELKAELRPLQIKSIREIDVTGGKKALVLFVPVPALSAYHKVQTKLTRELEKKFPDRHVIFLAERRILPKPSRTSRQVQKRPRSRTLTAVHDKVLEDMVFPTEIVGKRVRYLVGGNKIQKVLLDSKDVQQIDYKLESFQAVYNKLTGKQIVFEIPSQTN; translated from the exons ATGTCTTCTGTCCAATCCAAAATTTTGTCCCAAGCTCCAAGTGAGTTGGAATTACAAGTCGCCAAGACCTTCATTGACCTAGAAAGCGCTTCCCCAGAATTAAAGGCTGAATTGAGACCATTGCAAATCAAGTCCATCAGAGAA ATCGATGTTACCGGTGGTAAGAAAGCTTTAGTCCTTTTTGTCCCAGTCCCAGCTTTGTCTGCATACCACAAGGTCCAAACGAAATTGACCCgtgaattggaaaagaaatttccaGACCGTCATGTTATCTTCTTGGctgaaagaagaatctTACCAAAGCCATCTAGAACATCTAGACAAGTCCAAAAGAGACCAAGATCCAGAACTTTGACCGCTGTCCATGACAAGGTTTTGGAAGACATGGTTTTCCCAACCGAAATTGTCGGTAAGAGAGTTAGATATTTGGTCGGCGGTAACAAGATCCAAAAGGTCTTGTTAGACTCTAAGGATGTTCAACAGATTGACTACAAATTGGAATCTTTCCAAGCTGTCTACAACAAGTTGACTGGTAAGCAAATTGTATTTGAAATTCCAAGCCAAACCAACTAA
- the NST1 gene encoding Nst1p (similar to Saccharomyces cerevisiae NST1 (YNL091W); ancestral locus Anc_2.199) → MPPNSKNKRRKNKSKQHTKKNGNLDPEQHINPAHLVSRMEPELYHTESEYPTSRVIKRAPNGDVIVEPINMDDDKNERATDLSENKDSKDSASLAFTLDSHWESLSPEEKKTILRIEKEEVFNVIRNYQDDHSCSCSVCGRRHLAMDQEMERIYNTLYAMDKDKDPETNPVKFHLGIIKELQISKNQQQNDLHSAKGEVVKTFLSSSTVDSLKEEVLHFKQKQLSKQEPVHEETADSTSFLEENLNNVHINKTASTISTNLDSVNDEELKQKYSNFTKTFISSHPKIAQEYVQKMMMYPNIRALTDDLMSNNGQGFLNAIEDFVQDDQLLTPKKDDSATDNKSSYADLTDPKEFTTMLHSGEPLTEDEYADLQRNIAERMTNAYDTTSKQFKDVSQLEKELFTRFMSGNDKKYFRELIIQSFRNKFDGELGPSVLAATLSSCFSSQTKDNSIDTDSIYEDEEEEDYDYSEYAEDSEEVSEYEEVEEEKRFSHYDDKNNEVRDTLHLSDDHEHKGQNHSYHHYHNVSTHSEDEVSEEEYISDVDLPRDSLQHYRDDDGILDEDEDDLEGRDENEEQDEEDEEEDAYDSGLDETDRLEEGRKLIQIAITKLLQSRIMASYHEKQADNNRLKLLQELEEEKRKKREKEEKKQKKREKEKEKKKLQQLAKEEEKRKREEEKERLKKELEEREMKRREAQRKKVEEAKRKKDEERKRRLEEQQRREEMQEKQRKQREEQKRKREEEKKRIREQKRLQQEKLQREKEEEEKKRIVTEDKLRKQKLSEEQISANVYSSNFFAENGVSNSASSQLLPSINRYQEESNRSINDEILKMVNSVAASKPVSPTGFNIHDLLLSSNDNQMAAIEQPQLSQPANKNNAFGSATIPNAVNFSTNSSSLAENDYLMRSQTQQNGSMLMPNGSSSTKLLPNDFVLSSWGGSTNTLSTNSACKPPNIQATGLSPQVQRLSPQPTIPTFGLSEDGTHRKSFAEELNTLTSMLSSAGFADTSLSSSGFPQSQRSVWNDQKSSFSGPTTAGNFNNNSVQSGMILPSTMTNAEMLPHRTSIWDNSSTPMASKPDVAGHNMSSTAQDSPVFMPSNIWSNNNTYSEPYLTGNTKPPSGIPHGMDESHILDSIYNTYLTISLPDSLNQYVAVGTLFQSLIGFNMDYSTFIHKLISMQAAYNCEFFTDPNGTITHVRFARQSPTSHSKGLLSKLFNDMNDPTTTPFTSRPHTSTTATFPITPSTTQTS, encoded by the coding sequence ATGCCACCAAACtccaagaataaaagaagaaaaaacaagtCCAAACAGCACACTAAGAAAAATGGGAACTTGGATCCTGAGCAACATATAAATCCTGCACATCTAGTATCTCGAATGGAACCAGAGCTGTATCATACGGAATCGGAATACCCAACTTCAAGAGTAATAAAAAGAGCACCCAATGGGGACGTCATTGTAGAGCCAATAAACATGGACGATGATAAGAATGAACGTGCGACGGATCTTAgtgaaaacaaagacaGCAAGGACTCAGCTTCTTTAGCTTTTACTCTTGATTCTCACTGGGAATCATTATCGCCGGAGGAGAAGAAGACTATCCTgcgaattgaaaaagaggaagTGTTTAATGTAATAAGGAATTATCAGGATGATCATAGCTGCAGTTGTTCCGTTTGTGGACGCCGCCATCTAGCAATGGATCAAGAAATGGAGCGCATTTACAACACTCTTTACGCCATGGACAAAGATAAAGATCCTGAGACAAATCCTGTCAAATTTCACTTGGGAATAATAAAGGAATTACAAATCTCCAAGAACCAACAACAGAATGATTTACATTCCGCGAAGGGTGAAGTTGtaaaaacttttctttcgtCAAGTACTGTTGATTCCTTGAAAGAGGAAGTACTGCATTTTAAGCAAAAGCAACTTTCTAAACAAGAACCAGTGCATGAGGAAACAGCCGATAGTACTTCATtccttgaagaaaatttgaacaaTGTACACATCAACAAAACTGCAAGTACCATTTCTACAAATCTTGACTCTGtgaatgatgaagaattgaaacaaaaatactCTAACTTTACAAAAACCTTTATCTCATCCCATCCCAAAATAGCGCAAGAGTACGTgcagaaaatgatgatgtaTCCAAATATAAGGGCATTGACAGATGATTTAATGAGTAATAACGGGCAAGGTTTTCTAAATGCAATCGAAGACTTTGTGCAAGATGATCAATTATTAacaccaaaaaaagatgatagTGCGACTGACAATAAATCATCTTACGCTGATTTAACTGATCCAAAAGAGTTTACGACAATGCTACATAGTGGGGAACCACTGACAGAGGATGAATATGCCGACCTTCAGCGTAATATCGCCGAGAGGATGACGAATGCCTATGACACGACAAGTAAGCAATTCAAAGACGTGTCACAACTAGAGAAGGAGCTATTTACACGATTTATGTCaggaaatgataaaaaatattttagAGAACTGATAATTCAATCCTTTAgaaataaatttgatgGAGAATTAGGCCCATCTGTTCTGGCAGCGACTTTGAGTTCATGCTTTTCATCTCAAACAAAGGATAACTCAATTGACACAGATTCCATatatgaagatgaagaagaggaagattaTGACTATTCAGAATATGCTGAAGATAGTGAAGAGGTATCTGAGTATGAAGAAgtagaggaagaaaaaagattttcACATTATGATGACAAAAATAACGAAGTACGTGACACGTTGCATTTAAGCGACGATCACGAACATAAAGGACAAAATCATTCctatcatcactaccataATGTGAGTACACACAGCGAGGATGAAGTGAGTGAAGAAGAGTACATTTCAGATGTCGACTTACCTCGCGATTCCCTTCAACATTATCGTGACGACGATGGCATACTggacgaagatgaagatgactTGGAGGGAAGGgatgaaaacgaagaaCAAGACGAGGAggacgaagaggaagatgcaTATGATAGTGGTCTAGATGAAACTGATCGTCTAGAAGAAGGTCGCAAATTGATTCAGATTGCCATAACAAAATTACTCCAAAGTAGAATAATGGCTTCGTACCATGAGAAACAGGCAGATAATAACAGGCTTAAACTGCTGCAAGAactggaagaagaaaaaagaaaaaagagagagaaagaagagaagaagcagaaaaaaagagagaaagagaaagaaaagaagaaattacAGCAGTTAGccaaagaggaagaaaagcgaaaaagagaagaagaaaaagagaggCTAAAAAAGGAACTGGAGGAGCGGGAAATGAAAAGACGAGAAGctcaaaggaaaaaggtTGAAGAAGCTAAACGAAAGAAGGacgaagaaagaaaacgcAGGTTGGAAGAGCAACAACGAAGAGAGGAAatgcaagaaaaacagCGCAAGCAAAGAGAGGAGCAAAAACGCAAGAGAgaagaggagaaaaaaCGTATCAGAGAACAGAAAAGGCTGCAACAAGAAAAGCTACAGAgggaaaaggaagaggaggaaaaaaaaaggatagTTACCGAGGACAAGCTAAGGAAGCAAAAACTGAGTGAAGAACAGATATCTGCAAACGTTTATTCCTCGAACTTTTTTGCCGAAAATGGAGTTTCCAATTCCGCTTCATCCCAATTGCTTCCTAGTATTAATAGATACCAGGAGGAGAGTAATCGCAGTATCAATGATGAGATACTTAAAATGGTTAATAGCGTGGCGGCATCCAAACCAGTTTCACCAACTGGTTTTAATATCCATGATTTGCTTCTTTCCTCGAATGATAATCAGATGGCGGCCATAGAACAACCCCAGTTATCTCAGCCAGCTAACAAAAACAACGCTTTTGGAAGTGCGACTATCCCGAATGCcgtaaatttttcaacgaaCTCTTCGTCACTGGCTGAAAACGACTATTTGATGAGGTCACAAACCCAACAAAACGGCAGTATGTTGATGCCCAACGGTTCATCATCAACCAAACTATTGCCAAATGACTTTGTATTATCATCTTGGGGCGGCTCGACAAATACACTCTCCACGAATTCTGCATGTAAACCACCGAATATTCAAGCGACAGGATTGTCACCGCAAGTCCAACGGCTCAGTCCGCAACCAACTATACCAACATTCGGACTATCTGAGGATGGTACTCATCGGAAGTCATTTGCCGAGGAATTAAACACCTTGACTAGCATGCTCTCCTCTGCTGGGTTTGCGGATACATCGCTTTCATCATCAGGATTCCCACAATCACAGCGTTCTGTATGGAACGACCAaaaaagttcattttctggACCAACAACTGCCGGAAACTTCAACAATAACAGCGTACAAAGTGGAATGATACTTCCATCAACGATGACAAACGCTGAAATGCTGCCTCATCGAACTTCTATTTGGGACAACAGTTCCACCCCCATGGCAAGCAAACCCGACGTAGCTGGTCACAATATGTCAAGTACTGCGCAAGATAGTCCTGTGTTCATGCCATCGAACATCTGGTCCAATAATAATACATATAGTGAACCGTATTTGACTGGCAACACTAAACCACCGTCGGGAATTCCGCACGGCATGGATGAGAGCCATATTCTGGATAGTATCTACAATACCTATTTAACTATTTCTCTGCCAGATAGCTTAAATCAGTACGTTGCCGTTGGGACACTTTTCCAAAGCTTAATAGGATTCAATATGGATTACTCAACATTCATCCACAAGCTGATAAGCATGCAGGCAGCCTACAATTGCGAGTTTTTCACTGATCCCAACGGAACCATTACTCACGTTCGGTTTGCTAGACAAAGTCCCACTAGTCACTCGAAGGGGTTGCTAAGCAAGCTCTTTAATGACATGAACGACCCCACTACGACACCTTTCACCTCAAGACCTCATACTTCCACAACCGCAACTTTTCCAATCACTCCTTCAACTACCCAAACAAGTTAA
- the SKDI14G2320 gene encoding S-adenosylmethionine-dependent methyltransferase (similar to Saccharomyces cerevisiae YNL092W; ancestral locus Anc_2.197) → MDGHNLAGQRENNAVAQVIISFLKYEEYALKEVYSLRVKKWESISERQKGMIPNYTEYLANLKTSIQENAKFFKSVAEYAMQSIKIEPEEIVRPSDMDMSKTCSLLTQVYREWSAEAISERCCSHSRLIQFLRTVEPSKTDILIPGCGTGRLLVDLSQLGYNCEGNEYSYHMLLVSQYFLNAGLTQNQAIIYPFIHCFSHWKGNEDQLTPIKIPDIEADSLKKGMGSMSICAGSFVDCYGRNQGTKISSHYTFSKRMQMSRAKAENSKDVVITQFFIDTGPNILDYLDTIVHVLKPGGIWCNFGPLLYHFESDHGVETTYEVNPYSGFQDKINDSTPLMGLELSSDAIISIATNRLNFKLIQRESGILSGYGRYTGPESCAMPGYMCHFWVLKWTPSGEL, encoded by the coding sequence ATGGATGGACACAACTTAGCAGGTCAAAGAGAGAATAATGCTGTGGCTCAAGTGATCATATCGTTCCTCAAGTATGAGGAATATGCCTTAAAGGAAGTCTACAGTTtaagagtaaaaaaatgggaatCAATTTCGGAGCGCCAGAAAGGAATGATCCCAAATTATACAGAATATTTAGCAAATCTGAAAACCtctattcaagaaaatgccaAGTTTTTTAAAAGCGTAGCTGAGTATGCCATGCAATCAATAAAAATCGAGCCAGAAGAAATAGTACGGCCCAGCGATATGGATATGAGTAAAACCTGCTCATTACTGACACAAGTGTATAGAGAATGGTCTGCTGAGGCTATTTCCGAGCGTTGTTGCTCACATTCAAGACTCATACAGTTTTTAAGGACGGTGGAGCCATCCAAAACCGACATTTTGATACCGGGTTGCGGTACAGGACGGCTTCTTGTGGACCTCAGTCAATTGGGGTACAATTGTGAGGGCAATGAATATTCATATCACATGTTGCTTGTGTCCCAATACTTTTTAAATGCGGGGCTAACCCAAAATCAAGCCATCATCTATCCCTTCATACATTGTTTTTCTCACTGGAAGGGAAACGAAGATCAATTGACTCCCATTAAGATTCCTGATATTGAGGCAGACTCTTTAAAAAAGGGTATGGGGTCTATGTCCATATGCGCAGGCTCCTTTGTCGATTGCTATGGTCGAAATCAAGGTACAAAGATCTCGTCGCAttatactttttcaaaaagaatgcAAATGAGTAGAGCGAAGGCAGAAAACTCAAAAGATGTTGTAATAACAcaattttttatagataCAGGGCCCAATATCTTGGATTACTTGGATACGATAGTACACGTTTTAAAACCGGGTGGAATCTGGTGCAATTTCGGTCCATTACTTTACCACTTCGAAAGTGACCATGGTGTTGAAACTACTTACGAGGTAAACCCATACTCCGGATTCCAAGACAAGATCAATGATTCAACACCTTTAATGGGTTTAGAGTTATCTAGCGACGCTATCATAAGCATTGCTACCAATCGTCTAAATTTTAAGTTGATACAACGAGAATCCGGAATACTTTCCGGGTATGGCCGTTACACAGGTCCAGAAAGCTGCGCCATGCCTGGATACATGTGCCATTTTTGGGTCTTGAAATGGACCCCCAGTGGTGAACTGTAA
- the APP1 gene encoding phosphatidate phosphatase APP1 (similar to Saccharomyces cerevisiae APP1 (YNL094W); ancestral locus Anc_2.193) translates to MNGQDYNESPSSAAAAATPDSGDPRMGKKQRFMNLIRTTKDVYIPNLTSSISQRTMDGIRGTTNSFEGSNDLPAQLPHNTMLTFFPTYTTTNLVDCDGSSTPRKDFETTVRCAVSYPGNPTSRRNRWLLSLCKQYLRTGAVDADMAPVAPPHLEENTGDLTDSQSSIESSSSSKSGNRYLHMGFHEEDVLNERIQGFLSRKVPDTPIIVDLLPKDRLSGDTASFFGTTDSCGNLLLKAETNFLPSSINITLDTLVEGRADPIAESFPVDYISPYGIGLISDIDDTIKHTGVTGDRRSMFRNVFINDVKSWVVDGVPLWYKTLHDVADVDFFYVSNSPIQTFPLLKDYICTNFPPGPIFLKQYSGNFFSTIMTSSANRKIQPIMNILRDFPKKKFILVGDSGEHDLEAYTTTALHFPDQILAIYIRRCSNSMSDSPSHEEEVMKEVNSIIELQQQPIQTPKSTLPARRRPPPPPVPSTRKPVLTEEQTESIRLSRHDKDESFTNKATPPALPKRSLPNLDTDTYYVPSSQNDYGMYGAFIDKKADEWKRRVMDSIQKLSNQDTTLMFFSDPALSLEDSIRRIREKYSS, encoded by the coding sequence atgaatggaCAAGATTACAATGAAAGCCCCTCTTCTGCAGCAGCTGCGGCCACTCCTGATTCTGGCGACCCAAGAATGGGAAAGAAACAACGATTTATGAATCTTATAAGGACTACAAAGGACGTCTACATCCCCAACTTGACGTCATCCATATCCCAAAGAACGATGGATGGAATTAGAGGCACCACGAATTCCTTTGAGGGTTCTAATGATTTGCCGGCACAATTGCCACACAACACCATGTTGACATTTTTCCCTACGTATACCACAACAAACCTGGTCGATTGCGATGGTTCAAGTACTCCACGCAAAGATTTTGAGACTACTGTTAGATGTGCTGTGTCTTATCCAGGGAATCCCACgagcagaagaaatagGTGGTTGCTTTCTCTTTGTAAACAATATCTTAGGACGGGCGCCGTTGATGCCGACATGGCGCCTGTGGCCCCCCCGCATCTCGAAGAGAATACTGGGGACCTGACGGATTCTCAGTCGAGTATAGAGAGCTCGTCATCTTCTAAGAGTGGTAACAGGTATTTGCATATGGGCTTCCACGAGGAAGATGTTTTaaatgaaagaattcaAGGATTCTTGTCGAGAAAAGTTCCGGATACTCCGATAATAGTTGATCTGTTGCCCAAAGACAGACTTAGTGGGGATAcagcttctttttttggtacCACGGACTCCTGTGGTAATTTATTACTCAAGGCAGAGACTAATTTCTTACCCTCTAGCATCAATATTACCTTGGATACCCTTGTAGAAGGCCGTGCAGATCCAATAGCCGAGAGCTTCCCGGTTGATTACATCTCACCTTACGGTATTGGTTTGATTAGTGATATTGACGATACTATCAAGCATACAGGCGTCACAGGTGACAGGAGATCGATGTTCCGTAACGTGTTTATTAATGATGTAAAATCGTGGGTAGTTGATGGTGTTCCTCTTTGGTATAAAACTTTACATGATGTTGCCGATGTTGACTTCTTTTACGTATCCAATTCTCCCATTCAAACTTTCCCTCTTCTAAAAGATTATATTTGCACAAATTTCCCTCCAggaccaatttttttgaaacaatatTCTggtaatttcttttccactATCATGACTTCAAGTGCAAATAGGAAAATTCAGCCAATAATGAACATATTAAGGGACTTTCCCAAAAAGAAGTTCATCCTAGTAGGAGATTCAGGTGAACATGATTTAGAAGCTTATACCACGACTGCACTACATTTTCCGGACCAGATTTTGGCTATCTATATAAGACGTTGCTCCAATTCAATGAGTGATTCTCCATCAcacgaagaagaagttatGAAAGAAGTGAACAGTATCATCGAATTGCAACAACAGCCTATTCAAACACCCAAATCTACATTACCTGCCAGGAGAAGACCGCCTCCACCCCCCGTTCCTTCCACTCGAAAGCCGGTATTGACAGAAGAGCAAACTGAAAGTATTAGGCTATCACGTCATGATAAAGACGAAAGCTTTACTAATAAAGCTACGCCCCCCGCCCTACCGAAAAGATCATTACCTAACTTAGACACTGACACCTACTATGTACCATCTTCACAAAATGACTATGGTATGTATGGAGCCTTTATAGATAAAAAAGCTGATgaatggaaaagaagagtaaTGGACTCAATTCAGAAATTGAGCAATCAAGACACTACGTTGATGTTCTTTTCAGACCCAGCATTAAGTTTGGAGGATAGCATCCGCAGAATTAGGGAAAAGTATTCAAGCTAA
- the SKDI14G2290 gene encoding uncharacterized protein (similar to Saccharomyces cerevisiae YNL095C and ECM3 (YOR092W); ancestral locus Anc_2.192), with the protein MVHITLGQAIWASVKPIIKIYLIIGVGFLMAKMSILTVEATRIISDIVLTVLLPCLSFNKIVANIEDKDIKSVGIICLSALLIFGTGLFFAFIVRLLLPVPKQWYGGILAGGMFPNISDLPIAYLQSMDQGLVFSEEEGNKGVANVIIFLTMFLICIFNLGGFRLIESDFKYNDDENAARIPDTTATRPTASTNTTKTNTNKSSFSNEPRLFSDKYTTRNSLTEAIDTNASANTNANASTSIISRHQTRSIDPLSLPDAGSSSEVTKPTQAKTRDTIAGVPIERSQITSDFNPLENQSSASTMHSYNTSESCSSNVDSIMRARRMASQPRAYDVASALEEKSLDKQYPGSISMAALEPVRSIDMRALPSQNIHHLIREYSNVDQYGHQRRNSSLIGADMNDTHSIRSNSTLQTIKTAHLTRILTSDATVSRKDIETSGESLPRWMKKFPLTPLLIFFLKNCLRPCSMAVIIALVVAFIPWVKALFVTTANTPHIRQAPDNAPPLSFFMDFTSYVGAASVPFGLILLGATLGRLKIGNLYPGFWKAAVVLVILRQCVMPIFGVLWCDRLVKAGWVNWQDDSMLLFVIAISWNLPTMTTLIYFTASFTPPEVPDPIQMECVSFFLMLQYPLMVVSLPFLVSYFLKVQMKL; encoded by the coding sequence ATGGTGCACATTACTCTAGGTCAAGCCATATGGGCATCCGTTAAGCCCATCATAAAGATTTATTTGATCATAGGTGTCGGCTTTCTGATGGCCAAGATGAGTATTCTCACAGTGGAGGCAACGAGAATTATTTCCGACATCGTGCTGACGGTTTTACTTCCCTGCCTgtcattcaataaaattgtTGCCAACATCGAGGATAAAGACATCAAGTCCGTAGGAATTATTTGCCTGTCTGCCCTTCTGATCTTTGGCACtggtcttttttttgcatttatCGTTAGACTACTTCTACCTGTTCCCAAACAATGGTATGGCGGTATTCTTGCCGGTGGAATGTTTCCAAATATCAGTGACTTACCCATTGCGTATTTACAATCCATGGATCAAGGATTAGTATTTTCGGAGGAAGAAGGTAACAAAGGTGTGGCTAACGTCATCATATTTCTAACcatgtttttgatttgcattttcaatttgggTGGATTTCGACTCATTGAGAGTGATTTCAAGTacaatgacgatgaaaacGCTGCCAGAATCCCAGACACGACAGCTACACGTCCCACAGCTAGTACGAATACTACTAAAACGAATACTAACAAGAGttccttttcaaatgaaCCGAGACTTTTCAGTGACAAATATACCACCCGCAATAGTCTCACTGAGGCTATAGATACAAACGCAAGCGCAAACACGAACGCAAACGCAAGTAcatcaataatatcaagGCATCAAACAAGAAGCATAGATCCCTTGTCACTGCCGGATGCTGGTTCCAGTTCTGAGGTCACAAAACCTACTCAGGCGAAGACAAGGGATACTATTGCAGGCGTTCCCATTGAGCGGTCACAGATAACATCTGATTTTAATCCTTTAGAAAACCAATCATCCGCTTCAACAATGCATTCCTATAATACATCGGAGAGTTGCAGTAGTAATGTAGATAGTATCATGAGGGCACGTAGAATGGCAAGTCAACCGAGGGCTTACGACGTCGCTTCGGCCCTAGAAGAGAAGAGTTTGGATAAACAATACCCGGGAAGCATTTCTATGGCAGCATTAGAACCTGTTCGCTCCATTGACATGCGAGCACTGCCCTCTCAAAACATACACCATCTCATCAGAGAATACTCCAACGTTGATCAATACGGTCATCAAAGAAGGAACTCTAGTCTAATTGGTGCTGACATGAACGATACACATTCGATCAGGTCAAATTCAACTTTGCAAACTATAAAAACCGCCCACTTAACCAGAATTTTAACATCAGATGCCACCGTAAGTAgaaaagatattgaaacATCAGGCGAGTCATTACCAAGatggatgaaaaaattcccATTAACTccattattgatattttttctgaaaaattgtttgagGCCGTGCTCTATGGCTGTCATTATTGCCTTAGTTGTTGCATTTATCCCATGGGTCAAAGCTTTATTTGTCACTACTGCCAACACTCCTCATATAAGACAGGCACCAGACAACGCACCGCCACTTAGCTTTTTCATGGATTTTACAAGTTACGTAGGTGCTGCAAGTGTACCATTTGGGTTAATCTTATTGGGGGCAACCTTAGGGAGGTTGAAAATTGGTAATTTATATCCAGGATTTTGGAAGGCCGCTGTAGTACTCGTCATTTTGAGGCAGTGTGTCATGCCAATTTTTGGTGTTCTATGGTGCGATCGGCTTGTGAAGGCCGGTTGGGTCAATTGGCAAGATGATAGCATGCTATTATTTGTTATTGCGATTAGTTGGAATTTACCAACAATGACTACCCTTATATATTTCACCGCCAGTTTTACACCGCCTGAAGTACCGGACCCAATCCAAATGGAGTGtgtttccttctttttaatGCTCCAGTATCCACTAATGGTTGTCAGTCtgccatttttggtttcttatttcttgaaagtaCAGATGAAACTTTAG
- the RHO2 gene encoding Rho family GTPase RHO2 (similar to Saccharomyces cerevisiae RHO2 (YNL090W); ancestral locus Anc_2.200) — protein MSEKAVRRKLVIIGDGACGKTSLLYVFTLGKFPERYHPTVFENYVTDCRVDGIKVSLTLWDTAGQEEYERLRPFSYSKADIILIGFAVDNFESLINARTKWADEALRYCPDAPIVLVGLKRDLREELHFKESAVDDMVPIEDAKQVARAIGAKKYMECSALTGEGVDDVFEVATRTSLLMKKEPGANCCIIL, from the coding sequence ATGTCTGAGAAGGCTGTTAGGAGGAAGCTTGTTATTATTGGCGATGGTGCCTGTGGGAAGACTTCCCTACTATATGTTTTTACGCTAGGAAAGTTTCCAGAACGATATCACCCGACAGTGTTTGAAAATTATGTCACCGACTGCAGAGTGGACGGAATAAAAGTGTCTTTAACTCTTTGGGACACGGCGGgacaagaagaatatgaacGTCTTCGTCctttttcatattcaaaGGCAGATATAATATTGATTGGGTTTGCCGTAGATAACTTTGAATCACTAATCAACGCAAGGACAAAATGGGCGGATGAAGCATTGCGATATTGTCCCGACGCGCCAATTGTCCTGGTAGGCTTGAAGAGGGATTTAAGGGAAGAACTTCATTTCAAAGAAAGTGCCGTCGACGACATGGTTCCCATCGAGGATGCAAAACAAGTGGCGAGAGCCATTGGTGCCAAGAAATACATGGAGTGCAGTGCATTGACTGGTGAGGGTGTCGATGATGTCTTTGAAGTGGCTACAAGAACCAGTTTGCTCATGAAGAAGGAGCCAGGGGCGAACTGTTGCATAATTTTATAA
- the YPT53 gene encoding Rab family GTPase YPT53 (similar to Saccharomyces cerevisiae YPT53 (YNL093W) and VPS21 (YOR089C); ancestral locus Anc_2.196) — MDTNTAGIPTLTIKLVLLGESAVGKSSIVLRFISNDFTESREPTIGAAFLTKRITRDDKAIKFEIWDTAGQERFAPLAPMYYRNAQAALVVFDITNEQSFRKAQDWVEELHEKLGDNIIIALVGNKMDLLTMQGEISNRAVNEDEIQNLCQQENLLYFEVSAKTGKNIHEVFQAVGEKIPFPTHNVGRTSEHDLTITDDQRIDLESTTVEGARETGGCNC; from the coding sequence atggatACAAATACGGCAGGTATTCCAACGTTAACAATAAAACTGGTTTTGCTTGGAGAATCAGCCGTTggaaaatcatcaatagTTCTTAGATTCATATCTAACGACTTTACAGAAAGTAGAGAACCCACCATAGGTGCCGCCTTCTTGACGAAGAGAATCACGCGGGATGACAAGGCcataaaatttgaaatttgggATACCGCAGGCCAGGAAAGGTTTGCTCCCTTGGCACCTATGTATTATAGAAACGCGCAGGCTGCTTTAGTAGTTTTTGACATTACCAATGAGCAGTCTTTCCGTAAAGCTCAAGATTGGGTCGAAGAATTACACGAGAAGTTAGGAGACAATATTATCATTGCATTGGTGGGCAACAAAATGGATCTGTTGACTATGCAGGGCGAAATTTCAAATAGGGCTGTAAATGAAGACGAAATACAGAACCTCTGccaacaagaaaatcttttaTATTTCGAGGTAAGTGCTAAGACTGGTAAAAACATACACGAAGTATTTCAAGCGgttggagaaaaaataccATTTCCTACACATAACGTGGGACGAACCTCCGAGCACGATCTCACGATTACTGACGATCAACGAATTGATCTTGAATCAACCACCGTAGAAGGTGCAAGAGAGACTGGTGGCTGTAACTGCTAA